In a single window of the Desulfatirhabdium butyrativorans DSM 18734 genome:
- the hmcD gene encoding sulfate respiration complex protein HmcD, protein MEGGFYTLQDFMTFTKGVTYLLMIVSLIAITGFWLFLSERDDDTSDPPPSSKHA, encoded by the coding sequence ATGGAAGGTGGTTTTTATACCTTGCAGGATTTCATGACGTTTACAAAAGGGGTAACCTATCTCCTGATGATCGTTTCCCTGATCGCCATTACCGGCTTCTGGCTCTTCCTGAGCGAACGGGATGATGACACATCCGATCCCCCACCGTCATCCAAACATGCATAA
- the hmcE gene encoding sulfate respiration complex protein HmcE, whose product MYELVSGPLAWLSFGIFLIGCIVRIVLYVKGLDWKLDRVTYSVNVSYGIKGALRSIGFWIFPFGTQSWRNNPFLTILVFGFHIGLLVTPIFLIGHNVLLFERWGISLWTMPEALADILTLLVMVSALFLLLRRLALPEVRILTDGMDYLVLLIAVMPFFTGYMAHIQASSYSFWIVCHILSGEVMLVAIPFTKLSHFVNFFLSRAQLGMDFGIKRGGMKNKGMVW is encoded by the coding sequence ATGTATGAATTGGTGAGCGGCCCGTTGGCTTGGCTTTCGTTCGGGATATTTTTGATCGGGTGTATCGTCCGGATCGTTCTCTACGTCAAGGGACTCGACTGGAAGCTCGATCGGGTGACCTATTCGGTCAATGTCTCCTATGGCATCAAGGGTGCCCTTCGATCGATCGGTTTCTGGATCTTTCCGTTCGGCACCCAGAGCTGGCGAAACAATCCTTTTCTGACGATACTCGTGTTCGGCTTTCACATCGGGCTGCTGGTGACCCCGATTTTTCTGATCGGTCACAATGTCCTGCTCTTCGAGCGCTGGGGGATCAGCCTCTGGACAATGCCCGAAGCCCTTGCCGATATTCTGACCCTACTCGTGATGGTCTCGGCCCTTTTTCTGCTGCTGCGGCGGCTTGCCCTGCCGGAAGTGCGCATTCTCACCGACGGCATGGATTATCTGGTGCTGCTCATTGCCGTCATGCCCTTTTTCACCGGTTACATGGCGCATATCCAGGCATCTTCCTACTCGTTCTGGATCGTTTGTCATATCCTTTCCGGCGAGGTAATGCTGGTGGCCATCCCCTTTACCAAATTGTCCCATTTTGTCAATTTTTTTCTCTCCCGTGCACAGTTGGGTATGGATTTCGGCATTAAACGCGGTGGGATGAAAAACAAGGGCATGGTGTGGTGA
- the hmcF gene encoding sulfate respiration complex iron-sulfur protein HmcF has protein sequence MPEGTLCNKKPVTTKEELDALLADKSGKVYYEEMKHLDVDKAALRTTLSKTCKSRMRTWLEICAHCGMCAESCFFYLANNRDPEQVPSYKIQSTLGQIVKRNGDVDTEFMIQVMDTAWGKCTCCNRCGMYCPFGIDMGVMFGYLRGLCFSQGFVPWEMKIGSGMHRIFRAQMDVTPEDWVDTCQWMQEENEEEWPGLEIPVDKENADILYTVNAREPKHYPEDIAEAAILFHIAGENWTVPSVGWEETSLAMFAGDWEGCRLQVQEVYGAMERLKPKRMVVTECGHAYRATVIEGPYWAGLRSGKTPVPSFHYVEWVAEALRTGKLKIDPAKRIKEPVTYQDSCNYIRNAGLKECAREIMSHIAEDFREMSPCKEHNFCCGGGGGMNGVGRYREQRNIGLKVKRDQILATGAKLVIAPCHNCWDAIRDMEEVYHIGIRWSFLKPLLLRMVVVPEHLKPQE, from the coding sequence ATGCCTGAAGGAACGCTTTGTAATAAAAAACCGGTTACGACCAAGGAAGAGCTCGATGCGCTGCTCGCGGATAAAAGCGGCAAGGTGTATTACGAGGAAATGAAACACCTTGATGTGGACAAGGCAGCGCTTCGAACGACTCTGAGCAAAACCTGCAAATCCAGAATGCGCACCTGGCTGGAAATTTGTGCGCATTGCGGCATGTGTGCCGAGTCCTGTTTTTTCTATCTGGCCAACAACAGGGACCCGGAGCAGGTGCCCTCCTATAAAATTCAGTCAACCCTTGGGCAGATCGTCAAGCGGAACGGCGATGTGGATACCGAATTCATGATTCAGGTCATGGATACGGCATGGGGGAAATGTACGTGCTGTAACCGATGCGGCATGTATTGCCCGTTTGGCATCGACATGGGGGTCATGTTCGGTTATCTGCGAGGGCTGTGTTTTTCTCAGGGATTCGTTCCCTGGGAAATGAAAATCGGCTCCGGCATGCATCGCATTTTTCGGGCGCAGATGGACGTAACCCCCGAGGACTGGGTCGATACCTGCCAGTGGATGCAGGAGGAAAACGAGGAGGAATGGCCTGGTCTTGAAATTCCGGTGGACAAGGAAAATGCGGATATTCTATATACGGTGAATGCGAGGGAACCCAAGCACTATCCGGAAGATATCGCCGAAGCGGCCATCCTGTTTCATATTGCCGGCGAAAATTGGACGGTGCCCAGTGTGGGATGGGAGGAAACGTCTCTGGCCATGTTTGCCGGAGACTGGGAAGGCTGCAGGCTCCAGGTGCAGGAAGTGTATGGGGCTATGGAACGGCTCAAACCCAAACGCATGGTCGTGACCGAATGTGGGCATGCCTACCGCGCCACTGTGATCGAAGGGCCTTATTGGGCGGGGCTGCGCTCCGGCAAGACACCGGTGCCGAGCTTTCATTATGTGGAATGGGTGGCTGAGGCGCTGCGTACCGGTAAACTCAAGATCGACCCGGCCAAACGGATCAAGGAACCGGTAACCTATCAGGATTCCTGCAACTACATCCGGAATGCCGGACTCAAGGAATGCGCTCGGGAAATCATGAGCCATATCGCCGAGGATTTCAGGGAGATGTCTCCGTGCAAGGAGCACAATTTCTGTTGCGGTGGCGGAGGCGGCATGAATGGGGTGGGGCGCTACCGGGAGCAACGCAATATCGGCCTCAAGGTCAAACGGGATCAGATACTTGCAACCGGGGCGAAGCTGGTCATTGCTCCCTGTCATAACTGCTGGGATGCCATCCGCGACATGGAGGAGGTTTACCATATCGGTATTCGATGGTCTTTTCTGAAACCGCTTCTGCTCCGGATGGTCGTGGTCCCCGAACATTTGAAGCCTCAGGAATAA
- a CDS encoding universal stress protein — protein sequence MFKKIMFATTGTPVCDNAAHVAFDIAKKYDAKLYTFHVLGLPSRGFSTMVTDVRTGQVEQYDTDYVAWVREELKNTYDKYIREFQNYEIDAVAGIPGTEILRFARQKDVDLIVMGAHSRQEETGAARYRGAVGTNMQHVARSARCPVLIVSRPCTTCLWYFSNIVFGTDFSRQAFSAFLFAKKLAKEIGSRLHIFHALDMSAMHAGKVVSQEEIEANIEAARDKIEKTYVSHLGDYDNYDVDIWEGIPYVEILKYSRAKNADLIVMAHHAKEVDPDQAILGSTVEQVVLRASCPVASVNHPDKVSG from the coding sequence ATGTTCAAGAAGATCATGTTTGCGACAACTGGAACGCCGGTTTGCGACAATGCGGCACATGTAGCCTTCGACATAGCGAAAAAATACGATGCAAAACTCTATACCTTTCATGTGCTTGGCCTGCCTTCCCGCGGTTTCAGCACCATGGTCACTGATGTTCGCACCGGACAGGTTGAACAATATGATACGGACTATGTGGCCTGGGTCAGGGAAGAGCTCAAGAACACCTACGACAAATATATCCGGGAATTTCAAAATTATGAGATCGATGCCGTGGCAGGAATTCCGGGTACCGAGATTCTTCGCTTTGCCCGGCAGAAAGATGTCGATCTCATCGTGATGGGGGCGCACTCCAGGCAGGAAGAAACCGGAGCTGCCCGGTATCGGGGCGCTGTTGGCACGAACATGCAGCATGTTGCCCGGAGTGCGCGCTGCCCGGTATTGATCGTGAGTCGTCCCTGCACAACTTGTTTGTGGTATTTCTCGAACATCGTTTTTGGAACGGATTTCAGCAGGCAGGCCTTTTCGGCCTTTCTTTTCGCCAAAAAACTGGCCAAGGAAATCGGCAGCAGACTGCACATTTTTCATGCATTGGATATGAGCGCCATGCATGCGGGGAAAGTCGTTTCCCAGGAGGAAATCGAGGCCAACATCGAAGCGGCCAGAGATAAAATCGAGAAAACCTATGTGTCCCATCTCGGTGATTATGACAATTACGACGTCGATATATGGGAAGGTATTCCTTATGTCGAAATCCTCAAGTATTCCAGGGCGAAGAATGCGGACCTCATTGTCATGGCCCATCATGCCAAGGAAGTCGATCCGGATCAGGCCATTCTGGGGAGCACGGTCGAGCAGGTCGTTCTTCGGGCTAGCTGCCCCGTAGCCAGCGTAAATCATCCTGACAAGGTCAGCGGATGA
- a CDS encoding response regulator: protein MGPIKILVVDDEMDMRIYYTTLLKSAGYQPIATRDGVEGYQLARELFPDAIVLDIMMPGDGGVKMYTALKRDPELDKTPVIMASAVSEKSFQHYLAMLAARIGQPIQAPSAYLEKPIEPEILLSTLSKILNVRSDST, encoded by the coding sequence ATGGGCCCGATCAAGATTCTCGTGGTTGACGATGAAATGGACATGAGGATCTATTACACAACCCTGCTCAAATCCGCCGGATATCAGCCAATCGCTACGCGAGATGGGGTCGAGGGCTACCAGCTGGCCAGGGAATTGTTTCCGGATGCGATCGTTCTGGATATCATGATGCCGGGTGATGGCGGGGTCAAAATGTACACGGCATTGAAAAGAGATCCTGAGCTCGACAAAACCCCCGTCATCATGGCCTCTGCAGTTTCCGAAAAGAGCTTTCAGCATTACCTGGCCATGCTTGCCGCACGGATAGGCCAACCGATTCAGGCGCCTTCGGCCTATCTCGAAAAGCCCATCGAACCCGAGATACTGCTTTCCACCCTTTCCAAAATCCTCAACGTTCGATCCGACTCGACATGA
- a CDS encoding hybrid sensor histidine kinase/response regulator, translating to MTSKLLLVDDEEGIRTVLGISLADRGYSVLTAADGQEAFNVFRREAPPIVLTDIKMPGMDGIELLQRIKAECPDTEVIMITGHGDLDLAIKSIQLEATDFVTKPIHDAVLDIALGRAQERIALRQQLREHTENLERLVREKSARIVELERLAAIDQAMEGLAQAMRGIASDMGDALRYFNEMPCFVSIHDKNLIVVAANDLYRTRLGKGVGDFSWMVYIHTDTDPESCPVGKTFQAGAGQRERTEMLLADGATTPVIVHTAPIRDREGMLELVLEIAVDISEVKRLQDELDTTQQRYRQLFEEAPCYITVQDRSLSIVAANRRFQSDFGEPGEQRCFYAYKRRSEPCPNCPVQETFLDGKPHQSEMVVTSRNGDQLILLVGTAPIVNASGDIHQVMELATNVTQIRNLEDHLSKLGLLLSTVSHGVKGMLTALDGGIYRIRSGLRREDTTLVQEGLSDVEDVSSRIRNTVLDILFYAKEREIEPELVDVMNVLYDAVQLIEPKMAKHPLQRRWEFDPTVGTAWMDRSAIRTALVAILENAVEACLEDSTKSEHRIRFFATRKGNELVFEIEDNGIGMDPETVERIFSLFFSSKGKRGTGLGLFIAKKIIQQHRGRIEVHSEKGVGTTFRLILPANKAQA from the coding sequence ATGACTTCCAAACTGCTGCTCGTTGATGACGAGGAGGGTATACGAACGGTTCTGGGGATCAGCCTCGCAGACCGGGGATATTCGGTTCTGACGGCTGCCGATGGCCAGGAAGCGTTCAATGTTTTCCGCCGCGAAGCGCCGCCGATTGTGCTGACGGACATCAAAATGCCTGGCATGGACGGCATCGAGTTGCTTCAGCGGATCAAGGCCGAATGCCCCGATACGGAAGTCATCATGATTACGGGCCATGGGGATCTCGATCTCGCCATTAAAAGCATCCAACTGGAAGCCACCGACTTCGTCACCAAACCCATTCACGATGCCGTTCTGGACATAGCACTGGGCAGAGCTCAGGAAAGGATTGCCCTTCGTCAGCAGCTTCGGGAACATACCGAAAACCTGGAACGGCTTGTTCGGGAAAAATCGGCCCGGATCGTCGAATTGGAGCGGCTGGCTGCCATCGATCAGGCGATGGAAGGGCTGGCTCAGGCCATGCGGGGTATTGCAAGCGACATGGGGGATGCCCTGCGTTATTTCAACGAGATGCCGTGTTTTGTGTCGATTCATGATAAGAACCTGATAGTCGTAGCGGCCAACGATTTGTATCGAACCCGGCTGGGAAAAGGTGTCGGGGATTTCTCATGGATGGTCTATATCCATACGGATACCGATCCCGAGTCGTGTCCTGTCGGGAAAACGTTTCAGGCGGGCGCAGGGCAGCGGGAGCGTACGGAAATGCTTCTGGCGGATGGCGCGACGACACCTGTCATCGTTCATACGGCGCCGATTCGCGATCGGGAAGGCATGCTCGAGCTCGTCCTGGAAATCGCCGTCGATATTTCGGAGGTCAAGCGGCTCCAGGATGAGCTGGACACCACACAGCAGCGCTACCGCCAGCTTTTCGAAGAAGCGCCTTGTTATATTACGGTTCAGGATCGTTCGTTATCCATCGTTGCCGCAAATCGACGGTTTCAGAGCGATTTTGGGGAACCCGGGGAGCAACGCTGTTTTTATGCGTATAAACGTAGATCGGAGCCCTGTCCAAATTGTCCGGTTCAGGAAACTTTTCTGGATGGCAAGCCGCACCAGAGCGAGATGGTGGTGACATCCCGAAACGGGGATCAGTTGATTCTTCTGGTGGGGACAGCGCCCATCGTAAATGCGTCGGGGGATATCCATCAGGTGATGGAGCTCGCCACAAACGTGACCCAGATCCGGAATCTCGAGGATCATTTATCGAAGCTTGGGCTTTTGCTCAGCACCGTTTCTCATGGCGTCAAGGGAATGTTGACGGCTCTGGATGGCGGGATATACCGGATTCGGAGCGGCCTGCGGCGAGAAGATACGACTTTGGTGCAGGAAGGGCTTTCGGATGTGGAGGATGTTTCGAGTCGAATTCGCAACACCGTTCTCGATATCCTGTTCTATGCCAAGGAAAGGGAAATTGAGCCTGAATTGGTGGATGTGATGAATGTGCTCTACGATGCTGTCCAGTTGATCGAGCCCAAGATGGCCAAACATCCCCTTCAAAGGCGCTGGGAGTTTGACCCGACTGTCGGGACGGCATGGATGGACCGCAGCGCGATCCGTACGGCGTTGGTGGCAATCCTGGAAAATGCTGTTGAGGCATGCCTGGAAGACAGCACCAAATCGGAACATCGAATCCGTTTTTTTGCGACGCGGAAAGGAAATGAGCTGGTCTTTGAAATCGAGGACAACGGTATCGGGATGGACCCGGAGACTGTGGAACGGATTTTCTCGCTTTTTTTCTCCTCCAAAGGTAAGCGGGGTACGGGGCTGGGGCTTTTCATCGCCAAAAAAATTATCCAGCAGCATCGTGGCAGAATCGAAGTCCATTCAGAAAAAGGGGTTGGAACGACATTTCGCCTGATTCTGCCAGCAAACAAAGCGCAAGCCTGA
- a CDS encoding response regulator: MSQKILVVDDESGIRTVLSISLMDMGHSVSTAESADEALLQIDQARPSIVLTDIKMPGMDGLELLKAIKTRDPDIEVIMMTGHGDMDLAIQSLKMEATDFITKPIGNEALEIAIHRASERIAMRNQLRQYTEKLEQLVEEKTRRLLETERLAAVGEAIAGLSHTIKNIAGGLRGGMFVLEKGIDMNDATALSQGWEMLKGNAEKLYKLAMDLLNYGKASELSLRWCNPNEPAIRAIETVSGQAKAAGIPIDFEPAAFTGELWMDADAMTTVLSNLLFNALDACMEQPPDKPKSIRLTIADTRDNSVCFRVIDTGIGMDDKTLERILQWFHTTKGTRGTGIGLMTARRTVEKHGGTLRLESKWGHGTTVEIHLPKCT, from the coding sequence ATGAGCCAGAAAATTCTGGTTGTAGACGATGAAAGCGGCATCCGGACGGTCCTGTCCATTTCCCTGATGGATATGGGACATTCGGTAAGCACGGCAGAGAGTGCCGATGAAGCGCTCCTGCAAATCGATCAGGCCAGGCCATCCATTGTGCTGACCGACATCAAAATGCCGGGAATGGATGGGCTGGAGCTTTTGAAGGCCATCAAAACCCGTGATCCGGATATTGAGGTCATCATGATGACGGGTCATGGAGACATGGATTTGGCCATTCAGAGCCTGAAAATGGAGGCCACCGATTTCATCACCAAGCCCATCGGCAATGAAGCGTTGGAAATCGCCATCCACCGAGCTTCAGAGCGCATCGCGATGCGGAACCAACTGCGGCAATACACGGAAAAACTGGAGCAGCTCGTTGAGGAAAAGACCAGACGACTGTTGGAAACCGAGCGGCTGGCCGCCGTCGGCGAGGCCATTGCCGGGCTTTCGCATACGATCAAAAACATTGCAGGCGGATTGCGGGGCGGGATGTTCGTTCTGGAGAAAGGTATCGACATGAACGATGCCACCGCGCTGTCACAAGGCTGGGAGATGTTGAAAGGAAATGCGGAAAAACTCTACAAACTGGCTATGGATCTATTGAATTACGGAAAGGCATCCGAGCTTTCCCTGCGTTGGTGTAATCCGAACGAACCCGCTATCCGAGCCATAGAAACTGTCTCGGGTCAGGCCAAAGCGGCAGGCATTCCGATCGATTTCGAACCAGCGGCCTTCACCGGTGAGCTCTGGATGGATGCCGATGCCATGACAACCGTATTGTCCAACCTGCTCTTCAATGCCCTGGATGCCTGCATGGAACAGCCCCCCGACAAACCCAAATCCATCCGGCTAACCATCGCCGATACCAGGGACAATAGCGTTTGCTTCCGGGTAATCGATACGGGAATCGGTATGGATGACAAAACCTTGGAGCGGATTTTGCAGTGGTTCCATACGACCAAAGGGACCCGGGGAACCGGCATCGGACTCATGACGGCCCGCAGAACCGTAGAGAAGCATGGGGGGACGCTCCGACTCGAATCGAAATGGGGACATGGCACAACGGTGGAAATTCACCTGCCCAAATGTACGTAG
- a CDS encoding PAS domain S-box protein produces MLSRIRNNLGYHLIFVMGITLFAGFTIWAYFNIRYQKEKMMNHILVWTDRLGETIKLGTEYAMMLNARDNINQSIQNIGRLDAIESIRIYNKEGEIKFSKNLSEINARTNIRNEACHVCHKADPPAIDLPLSQRIRLLQTPEGYRAVGVISPIRNAPGCSTDACHFHSPEKKILGALDVVVSLKETDQDILYFEEGVIFFSAFLFLSFAAVIFCFILRFVNKPILELIAGTHRIAKGDFSTPISIPYRNELGQLAEAFEAMGKRIQEKQQELKRQRLQYQTLFERVPCIITVQDREYRLLQYNREFSKRFDPKPGDFCYKAYKDRNEKCTECPVEWTFEDGKSHYSEETGYNKDGTKTYWVVQTAPIKDSDGQIVAAMEMSIDISRSKQLEEQLAESERKYHDIFNNIPNPVFVLDIKTLDILDCNTSAETLYGFQRTDLIGNSFLNLFPEGEREHFAFKMLTASVVHKARQIHRKGGILFVNIRISPSEYAGKTVLLVTTSDETKRIEAEQQIIQASKMATLGEMATGVAHELNQPLSVIKTASSFFIRKIEKNETIPEPILNTLAKEIDSHVDRATRIISHMRQFGRKSEMRLEKVNLNDVLKKSFEIFSQQFKARGIEVRWALTEEIPLVWADAARLEQVFINLLINARDAIEEKMEKNSNPSIPQTITLKSEELDNAVFVSVADTGCGIPIELLEKIFEPFFTTKQVGKGTGLGLSISYGIIRECNGEISAVNNDEGGATFIVQFPKACEKDGQ; encoded by the coding sequence ATGCTGAGCCGCATTCGAAACAACCTCGGGTATCACCTGATCTTCGTGATGGGGATTACCCTGTTCGCCGGTTTCACGATCTGGGCCTATTTCAATATCCGTTACCAAAAAGAAAAGATGATGAACCACATCCTGGTCTGGACAGACAGGCTCGGTGAAACCATCAAACTGGGGACGGAATACGCCATGATGCTTAACGCCCGGGACAACATCAACCAGAGTATCCAGAATATTGGCCGACTCGATGCCATCGAAAGCATCCGTATTTACAACAAGGAAGGTGAAATCAAGTTCAGCAAGAATTTGTCCGAGATAAACGCCCGGACCAACATCCGCAACGAGGCCTGCCATGTCTGCCATAAAGCCGATCCACCTGCCATCGACTTGCCGCTTTCCCAACGGATTCGATTGCTGCAGACACCGGAAGGCTATCGCGCCGTAGGCGTTATCTCCCCGATCCGGAATGCTCCGGGTTGTTCCACCGATGCCTGTCATTTTCACTCGCCTGAAAAGAAAATTCTCGGCGCACTCGATGTCGTCGTCTCGCTTAAGGAAACAGACCAGGACATTCTGTACTTCGAGGAAGGCGTGATTTTTTTCTCGGCATTTCTTTTCCTCTCGTTTGCCGCGGTCATCTTCTGTTTCATTTTACGTTTCGTCAACAAGCCCATTCTGGAGCTCATTGCAGGAACGCATCGCATCGCCAAAGGCGATTTTTCAACCCCCATTTCAATCCCCTATCGCAACGAACTTGGGCAACTGGCCGAAGCCTTCGAAGCCATGGGAAAACGCATTCAGGAAAAACAGCAGGAACTTAAACGACAACGTCTCCAGTATCAGACGCTGTTTGAGCGGGTTCCCTGCATCATTACCGTTCAAGACCGGGAATACCGGCTGCTGCAGTACAACCGGGAGTTCTCCAAACGATTCGATCCCAAGCCCGGTGATTTTTGCTATAAAGCTTACAAGGATCGAAATGAAAAATGCACGGAATGCCCGGTTGAATGGACTTTTGAAGACGGCAAAAGCCACTACAGCGAAGAGACGGGCTACAACAAGGACGGAACCAAAACCTATTGGGTGGTCCAAACGGCACCCATCAAGGACAGCGATGGCCAGATTGTGGCCGCCATGGAAATGTCCATCGATATTTCCAGAAGCAAACAACTGGAAGAGCAGCTTGCGGAATCCGAGCGCAAATATCACGACATATTCAACAACATCCCGAACCCTGTCTTTGTATTGGACATCAAAACACTCGACATACTGGACTGCAATACCTCGGCGGAAACCCTGTATGGTTTCCAGCGAACCGATTTGATCGGGAACAGTTTTCTCAACCTGTTTCCGGAAGGCGAGCGGGAACATTTCGCCTTCAAGATGCTGACAGCCTCTGTCGTCCACAAGGCCAGGCAGATTCACCGTAAAGGCGGAATTCTCTTCGTGAATATACGCATCTCTCCTTCGGAATATGCGGGAAAAACGGTTTTGCTGGTGACAACATCGGATGAAACCAAAAGAATTGAGGCGGAACAGCAGATTATTCAGGCCAGCAAAATGGCCACCCTCGGCGAGATGGCCACCGGCGTCGCGCATGAACTGAATCAGCCGCTTTCGGTCATCAAAACCGCAAGCAGCTTTTTTATCCGAAAAATTGAGAAAAACGAAACGATACCCGAACCCATCTTGAACACCCTGGCCAAGGAAATCGACAGCCATGTGGATCGCGCCACAAGAATCATCAGCCACATGCGCCAGTTCGGTAGAAAATCCGAGATGCGTCTTGAAAAAGTCAATCTCAACGACGTCCTGAAAAAATCTTTCGAAATCTTCAGCCAGCAATTTAAAGCCAGAGGGATTGAAGTCAGGTGGGCGCTTACCGAAGAAATACCGCTCGTCTGGGCGGATGCGGCCAGGCTGGAGCAGGTTTTTATCAACCTATTGATCAATGCCCGGGATGCCATCGAGGAAAAGATGGAAAAGAATTCAAATCCATCAATTCCCCAAACCATCACACTCAAGAGTGAGGAACTGGATAATGCGGTCTTTGTATCGGTTGCCGATACGGGCTGCGGAATTCCGATAGAGCTTCTCGAGAAGATATTCGAGCCTTTTTTCACCACCAAACAAGTCGGCAAAGGCACAGGCCTTGGTCTTTCCATCAGCTACGGCATCATCCGGGAATGCAACGGCGAGATTTCGGCCGTCAACAACGATGAAGGCGGAGCGACCTTTATTGTTCAATTTCCCAAGGCTTGCGAAAAGGATGGTCAATGA
- a CDS encoding shikimate kinase, translated as MMNLYLIGFRCSGKSTIGRFLSNQLCLSFIDTDSMVMEACGSTIREWVDAHGWDAFRRLESDILKGVSTQSNQVVATGGGIVLYESNIIAMKASGLVVWLRIRPETTASRMATDPNSGMLRPGLSGNDPIIEINDLLRQRTPLYQKASDLTIDCDDSRPEQIADIILSWIQEIRLWPEIHSEHCSASPPGENLTAPPSGS; from the coding sequence ATGATGAACCTCTACCTCATTGGTTTCCGGTGCTCCGGAAAATCCACCATCGGCCGCTTTCTGTCCAACCAGTTGTGTCTTTCCTTCATCGATACCGACTCGATGGTCATGGAAGCTTGCGGAAGCACGATTCGTGAATGGGTGGACGCTCATGGATGGGATGCATTTCGAAGACTCGAGTCGGATATTCTGAAGGGCGTATCGACGCAGTCGAATCAAGTGGTTGCAACCGGAGGCGGGATCGTACTATATGAAAGCAACATCATTGCCATGAAAGCCTCGGGTTTGGTCGTATGGCTGCGGATTCGACCGGAAACGACTGCCTCCCGCATGGCTACCGATCCGAACAGCGGAATGCTCAGGCCGGGGCTGAGCGGCAATGATCCCATTATCGAAATCAACGATTTGCTTCGACAAAGAACCCCCCTATACCAAAAGGCTTCCGATCTTACGATCGATTGCGATGATTCGAGACCGGAGCAGATCGCTGACATCATTTTATCCTGGATTCAGGAAATCCGTTTATGGCCGGAAATTCATTCGGAACATTGTTCCGCATCACCACCTGGGGAGAATCTCACGGCCCCGCCATCGGGGTCGTAA
- the aroC gene encoding chorismate synthase — translation MAGNSFGTLFRITTWGESHGPAIGVVIDGCPAGIPLDEAIIQLELDKRKPGASPASTPRKEADRAVLLSGVFDGKTTGCPISIQIANTDARSSAYSPMAHLFRPGHGDFTYQAKYGIRDWRGGGRASARETAARVAAGAVAKAVLASEGVDILAYTIALAGIHATQLDMAAIHHNPFRCPDPKAAKQMECRIDEIRAKGDSAGGIVEVRATNVPKGLGEPVFDKLDADLAHALMGIGAVKGVEIGSGFAAAGMLGSQHNDPISPSGFLSNHAGGILAGISNGADIVVRVAVKPIPSIAMVQQTVDLDGNPAEIRVGGRHDVAAIPRINPVCEAMVALVLADHCLRARAISR, via the coding sequence ATGGCCGGAAATTCATTCGGAACATTGTTCCGCATCACCACCTGGGGAGAATCTCACGGCCCCGCCATCGGGGTCGTAATCGACGGATGTCCTGCCGGTATCCCGCTTGATGAAGCCATCATCCAACTGGAGCTGGACAAACGCAAGCCTGGCGCATCCCCTGCCAGCACGCCCCGGAAGGAAGCGGATCGGGCCGTTCTGCTCTCCGGTGTTTTCGATGGAAAAACGACCGGATGCCCCATTTCTATCCAGATTGCCAACACGGATGCACGATCTTCTGCCTACAGCCCGATGGCCCATCTTTTCCGGCCAGGGCACGGCGACTTCACCTATCAGGCCAAATATGGCATTCGGGACTGGCGGGGCGGTGGAAGGGCTTCGGCTCGTGAGACGGCTGCCCGGGTGGCGGCAGGCGCCGTAGCGAAGGCCGTTCTTGCTTCCGAAGGTGTTGATATCCTCGCCTATACCATTGCCCTTGCCGGAATCCATGCGACTCAGTTGGATATGGCAGCGATCCATCACAATCCGTTCCGCTGTCCGGATCCAAAGGCGGCAAAACAGATGGAATGCCGGATTGACGAAATCCGCGCCAAAGGCGACTCGGCAGGCGGTATTGTCGAAGTCCGGGCGACCAATGTTCCCAAAGGGCTTGGTGAGCCGGTTTTCGATAAGCTCGATGCCGATCTTGCCCATGCCCTGATGGGCATCGGGGCGGTCAAGGGTGTTGAAATCGGTTCCGGGTTTGCCGCAGCAGGCATGCTGGGTTCCCAGCACAATGATCCGATCTCGCCATCGGGTTTCCTGAGCAACCATGCCGGCGGCATTCTTGCGGGGATTTCCAACGGTGCAGATATCGTGGTCCGGGTTGCCGTCAAGCCCATTCCCTCCATTGCCATGGTCCAGCAAACCGTCGATCTTGATGGCAATCCGGCCGAAATACGTGTTGGCGGAAGGCATGATGTGGCTGCCATTCCCCGCATCAATCCCGTATGCGAGGCCATGGTCGCGCTGGTTCTGGCAGACCATTGTCTCCGGGCCCGGGCCATCAGCCGATGA